In Zingiber officinale cultivar Zhangliang chromosome 11B, Zo_v1.1, whole genome shotgun sequence, a single window of DNA contains:
- the LOC122034171 gene encoding uncharacterized protein LOC122034171 yields the protein MVTERESEYAKQLAQPSLDQEAAAACRWRSAHYLRRRRCAFWCCGCLGAAVTVRCVLALALTLFKVKDPELTINSLSLAGSRFAVDNGVLSIFLFNFTFEADVSIKNPDVASFRFGSSVTTFFYEETTVGVAYALGGRRGRTGR from the coding sequence ATGGTAACGGAAAGGGAATCGGAGTATGCGAAGCAGCTTGCGCAGCCTTCGCTGGATCAGGAAGCGGCCGCAGCCTGCCGGTGGCGCTCGGCCCATTACCTCCGCCGCCGCCGGTGCGCCTTCTGGTGCTGCGGGTGCCTTGGCGCGGCGGTGACCGTCCGATGCGTCCTCGCCCTCGCCTTAACTCTCTTCAAGGTCAAGGACCCCGAACTCACCATCAACTCCCTCTCCCTCGCCGGCTCCCGCTTCGCGGTGGACAACGGCGTCCTCTCCATCTTCCTTTTCAACTTCACGTTCGAGGCCGACGTATCGATAAAGAACCCCGACGTAGCGTCGTTCCGGTTCGGGAGCAGCGTGACTACGTTTTTCTACGAGGAGACGACGGTGGGGGTGGCGTACGCGCTGGGAGGGAGGAGGGGGCGGACCGGACGGTGA